From the genome of Hathewaya histolytica, one region includes:
- a CDS encoding M20 metallopeptidase family protein, whose protein sequence is MDFLKKAQEIKELLIDTRRDFHENPELDFQLYRTSGKVKEFLEKEGIEYYECAETGICATIRGRGEKTVALRGDMDALPIIENNSCEYKSKNHGVMHACGHDAHTTMVLGAAKILNSIKDSLNGNVKLLFEPAEETTGGAKVMVKEGVVEDVDAVIGLHVEEWLEKGKIGIKKGVVNAASNPFTIKITGKGGHGAAPQYTVDPIVIASNVIINLQNIISRELPPTDAGVITIGSIHGGTAQNIIPSEVILNGIIRTVRTEHREYVKKRLVEITEGIVKPMRGKCEIEIEESYPCLYNNDEMYDILINSAEKVIGNKNIDILDAPSMGVESFAYFAMEKPSVFYYLGCRNEEKGIIYPAHSDKFNIDEDCLTIGTAIHCQAVADFLNR, encoded by the coding sequence ATGGATTTTTTAAAAAAGGCGCAAGAAATTAAAGAACTTTTAATAGATACAAGAAGAGATTTTCATGAGAATCCTGAACTAGATTTTCAGCTATACAGAACTAGTGGGAAGGTAAAAGAGTTTTTAGAAAAAGAAGGTATAGAATACTACGAATGCGCAGAAACTGGTATATGTGCAACTATTAGAGGTAGAGGTGAAAAAACTGTAGCCTTAAGAGGAGATATGGATGCCTTACCTATAATAGAGAATAACTCTTGTGAATATAAATCAAAGAATCATGGAGTTATGCATGCCTGTGGACACGATGCACATACTACAATGGTTCTTGGAGCGGCTAAAATATTAAATTCCATTAAGGATTCCTTAAATGGTAATGTAAAACTTTTATTTGAACCAGCAGAGGAGACTACTGGTGGAGCAAAAGTTATGGTTAAAGAAGGAGTAGTAGAAGATGTAGATGCAGTAATTGGACTTCATGTAGAAGAATGGCTTGAAAAAGGTAAAATAGGTATAAAAAAAGGTGTGGTAAATGCCGCATCTAATCCATTTACTATTAAGATAACTGGAAAGGGTGGTCATGGGGCAGCTCCACAATACACAGTAGATCCTATAGTAATTGCATCAAATGTAATTATAAATCTTCAAAATATAATAAGTCGAGAACTTCCACCAACAGATGCAGGAGTGATTACCATAGGTTCTATTCATGGAGGAACAGCTCAAAATATAATTCCAAGTGAAGTTATTTTAAATGGAATAATAAGAACAGTTAGAACAGAACACAGGGAATATGTGAAAAAAAGATTAGTAGAAATTACAGAGGGCATAGTTAAGCCCATGAGAGGAAAATGTGAAATCGAAATCGAAGAAAGTTATCCTTGTCTTTATAATAATGATGAAATGTATGATATTTTAATTAATTCAGCAGAAAAGGTTATAGGTAATAAGAATATAGATATTCTAGATGCTCCAAGTATGGGGGTTGAGAGTTTTGCTTATTTTGCTATGGAAAAGCCTTCTGTATTTTATTATTTAGGTTGCAGAAATGAAGAAAAAGGAATAATATATCCTGCACATAGTGATAAATTTAATATTGATGAGGATTGTTTAACTATAGGTACGGCAATACACTGTCAGGCTGTAGCTGATTTTTTAAATAGATAG
- a CDS encoding RluA family pseudouridine synthase, whose protein sequence is MKVEIGINEADQRLDKFCRKLCKDVPLSAIYRGIRKGDIKINGKKSKEKYVLNVGDTLEIRNIQYKSEKKDFIKVEKNGLKITYEDSNILLVEKWPGILVHSDKNVGEITLTDHVLSYLHEKGDYAKESELVFRPSSCNRLDKNTSGIVIFGKTFAATKAMNEMLRERKVDKYYVAIVKGRIKEGLKEAYIEKNHTSNTSKVTFNNAANSKKIAMEVKTLETVGSYSFIEIKLLTGRSHQIRAHLSTLGNPILGDPKYGDKKINDYFHNKYGLNYQFLYSYKLIFKECSGELEYLQNKTIAESLPPIFKRIKKDIMKF, encoded by the coding sequence ATGAAAGTAGAAATAGGAATTAACGAAGCAGATCAGAGATTAGATAAATTTTGTAGAAAATTATGTAAAGACGTTCCTTTAAGCGCTATTTACAGGGGAATACGAAAAGGCGATATTAAGATAAATGGCAAGAAATCAAAAGAAAAATACGTTCTAAATGTAGGAGATACTTTAGAAATCAGAAACATACAATATAAAAGTGAGAAAAAAGACTTTATAAAAGTAGAAAAGAATGGATTAAAAATAACATATGAGGATAGTAATATACTATTAGTTGAAAAGTGGCCAGGAATTTTAGTTCATTCAGATAAAAACGTAGGTGAGATAACCTTAACTGATCATGTACTTTCTTATTTACATGAGAAAGGGGATTATGCTAAAGAAAGCGAATTAGTTTTTAGACCATCATCTTGCAATAGATTAGATAAAAATACATCTGGTATAGTTATCTTTGGAAAGACATTTGCAGCTACAAAAGCTATGAATGAAATGTTAAGGGAAAGAAAAGTAGATAAATATTATGTAGCCATAGTTAAAGGTAGAATAAAAGAGGGTTTAAAAGAAGCTTATATTGAAAAAAATCATACAAGTAATACATCTAAGGTAACTTTTAACAATGCAGCTAATAGCAAAAAAATTGCTATGGAAGTTAAAACCTTAGAAACTGTTGGCTCTTATTCATTTATAGAAATTAAACTTTTAACAGGAAGAAGCCACCAAATAAGAGCTCATTTAAGTACACTTGGTAATCCTATTTTAGGAGATCCTAAGTATGGAGACAAGAAGATAAATGATTATTTTCATAATAAATACGGATTAAATTATCAATTCTTATATTCTTATAAGCTTATTTTTAAAGAATGTAGTGGGGAACTTGAGTATTTACAAAACAAGACTATAGCAGAAAGCTTACCTCCAATATTTAAAAGGATAAAAAAGGATATAATGAAGTTTTAA
- a CDS encoding phage tail spike protein → MIRIYDKTETDFNHNGLCILDSCIKCEVEEELNGIYKLELEYPLDSRDKWRNIVEGNVIKVPTLQGDQLFRIFKKKKNLNSISCIAFHIFYDLLDNFIEDTRPTNATGASAIEDLFKGTQYKHKFSVSSDISRVNTAYIIRKNPIEALLSDDDNSFLSRWGGEIVRDNFNISMKAHRGEDRGVTIRYGKNLIGLEEEIDESNVITRIMPTGLEENDTVIMLSEKYIDSPLINKYVHPKIKHFHFTELKVNSEEKVTKNDVIKMLREKVKELYEVQKVDIPIVNYKVDFIELSKTKEYEKYQILERVWLGDIITVKHERLGINLKSKVISYKYDCISNRYIGLELGNFIKNIADSMSEQDKKINQATDNLQKALSETAKIIEENQGSLDKAIEDATNKLNNALGGHVVKKNDELLIMDTTDINTATKVWRWNMNGLGYSSNGYNGKFETAITMDGKIIGKFLQGEIIRGVSLQGVEIMSVDRPTWDGGELWQKSTNVCKMTNGGLIFNSRDMVGSVFDDKLELSISGFGLKTSSYKGLNITPASDKYKCGVLNVSGTQVDGSPLNNQGGGITIKTSQGINLKTGELLLDDTVFKTHSWIQAEHTVASPRQVSHMDPVFYAWRSSDIQMLDLKNGWISKDSYPYSPRYFVDSSGVMHLMGRVYYGKVDSIIATIDGNPYQAAYMRFLVRSGAATPAGIDIDGKGNIIFRFGNAAEWIQLDGISFKVYT, encoded by the coding sequence TTGATAAGAATATATGATAAAACTGAAACTGACTTTAATCACAATGGACTATGTATATTAGATAGTTGTATTAAATGTGAAGTTGAAGAAGAGTTAAATGGGATATACAAGCTAGAATTAGAGTATCCATTGGATAGCAGGGATAAATGGAGAAATATTGTTGAAGGGAATGTTATAAAAGTTCCAACGCTACAAGGAGATCAGTTATTTAGGATATTTAAGAAAAAGAAAAATTTAAATAGTATTTCATGTATAGCATTTCATATCTTTTATGATTTGCTTGACAACTTTATAGAGGACACCAGACCAACGAATGCTACTGGCGCAAGTGCAATAGAAGATTTATTTAAGGGTACACAATACAAACATAAATTTAGTGTATCTAGTGATATAAGTAGAGTTAATACGGCTTATATTATAAGAAAAAACCCCATTGAAGCTTTATTGAGCGACGATGATAATTCATTCTTGAGTAGATGGGGTGGAGAAATAGTTAGGGATAATTTTAATATATCTATGAAAGCTCACAGGGGTGAAGATAGAGGGGTTACTATTAGATATGGAAAGAACCTTATAGGACTTGAAGAAGAAATAGACGAAAGCAATGTAATAACTAGAATTATGCCTACAGGGTTAGAAGAGAATGACACGGTTATAATGTTATCTGAAAAGTATATAGATTCACCTTTGATTAATAAATATGTACATCCAAAGATTAAACATTTTCACTTTACTGAATTAAAGGTTAATTCAGAAGAAAAAGTGACTAAGAATGATGTAATTAAAATGCTAAGGGAAAAAGTAAAAGAGCTATACGAAGTACAGAAAGTAGATATTCCTATAGTAAATTACAAAGTTGATTTTATAGAACTAAGCAAAACAAAAGAATATGAAAAATATCAGATACTAGAGAGAGTTTGGTTAGGAGATATAATAACAGTTAAGCATGAAAGACTAGGTATTAATCTAAAATCTAAAGTTATCAGTTATAAATATGACTGTATTTCTAATAGATATATTGGATTAGAGTTAGGAAACTTCATAAAAAATATAGCAGATTCCATGAGTGAACAGGATAAAAAAATAAATCAAGCTACAGATAATTTACAAAAAGCACTTTCTGAAACTGCGAAAATAATAGAAGAAAATCAAGGAAGTTTAGATAAGGCTATAGAAGATGCAACGAATAAACTTAATAATGCATTAGGTGGACATGTAGTAAAGAAAAATGATGAATTGCTTATTATGGATACTACTGATATAAACACCGCCACTAAGGTATGGAGATGGAATATGAATGGATTAGGGTATTCAAGCAATGGATATAATGGAAAGTTTGAAACTGCAATAACTATGGATGGTAAAATTATTGGTAAGTTCCTACAAGGTGAAATTATAAGAGGAGTTAGCTTACAAGGTGTTGAGATAATGAGTGTTGATAGACCCACATGGGATGGTGGTGAGCTATGGCAAAAATCAACAAATGTTTGTAAAATGACAAATGGAGGTTTAATTTTTAACAGTAGAGACATGGTCGGTAGTGTATTCGATGATAAATTAGAACTTAGTATTAGTGGATTTGGTTTGAAAACAAGTAGTTACAAAGGGTTAAATATAACCCCAGCATCAGATAAATATAAATGTGGTGTGTTGAATGTTTCTGGTACACAGGTTGACGGTTCACCGTTGAATAATCAAGGTGGTGGGATAACCATAAAAACATCACAAGGGATAAACTTAAAAACAGGTGAATTATTGTTAGATGATACTGTTTTTAAAACTCACAGTTGGATTCAAGCTGAACATACGGTTGCATCACCTAGGCAAGTGAGTCATATGGACCCAGTGTTTTATGCTTGGAGGTCAAGCGACATTCAAATGTTAGATTTAAAAAATGGTTGGATTAGTAAAGATTCATACCCTTATAGTCCACGTTATTTTGTAGATTCATCTGGTGTTATGCATTTAATGGGTAGAGTGTATTATGGAAAAGTAGATAGTATAATTGCAACAATTGATGGTAATCCATATCAAGCTGCCTACATGAGATTTTTGGTGAGGAGTGGAGCGGCAACACCAGCTGGAATAGATATAGACGGGAAAGGAAATATTATTTTTAGGTTTGGAAACGCAGCTGAATGGATACAACTTGATGGAATTAGCTTTAAGGTATATACGTAG
- a CDS encoding distal tail protein Dit produces METGFIWKGIHSSEKGLKIISLPNISTPEERVEKIVVPGRNGYLTTDDNTYEGEVKTVEFDIKHNNFDDMKQWLNGSGEVIFSNEMDRYYKARIVNKVDLIRVLEKFHSGVVQFDCQPFGYLKDESNIFKIIDYKFSRDSKSINPLESLNYSGGTVYKENESITLYKELAAKQIIINNTGTIYSEPTITICGTGDITIYINEETIKLKNVEDKITINSEMMECYKNTMPCNNKMYGEFPRFEVGENNISWEGDIKTIDIKKNTRFL; encoded by the coding sequence ATGGAAACAGGATTTATATGGAAAGGAATACATAGTAGTGAGAAGGGGTTGAAAATTATATCCCTTCCTAATATAAGTACTCCAGAAGAAAGAGTAGAAAAGATAGTAGTTCCAGGAAGGAATGGATATTTAACTACAGATGATAATACTTACGAAGGTGAAGTAAAAACAGTTGAATTTGACATAAAGCATAATAACTTTGATGATATGAAACAATGGCTTAATGGTAGTGGAGAGGTTATCTTTTCAAATGAAATGGATAGATACTACAAAGCTAGAATTGTAAATAAGGTAGATTTAATAAGGGTATTAGAAAAGTTTCATAGTGGAGTAGTGCAATTTGATTGTCAGCCTTTTGGATATCTAAAAGATGAATCTAATATATTTAAAATAATAGATTATAAATTTTCCAGAGATAGTAAGTCAATAAATCCTTTAGAATCATTGAATTATAGCGGTGGAACAGTTTATAAAGAAAATGAATCTATCACATTATATAAAGAATTAGCAGCTAAGCAGATAATAATAAACAATACAGGAACTATATATTCAGAACCAACTATAACTATTTGTGGAACAGGAGATATAACTATATATATTAATGAAGAAACTATAAAACTAAAGAACGTAGAAGATAAGATAACTATCAATTCTGAAATGATGGAGTGCTACAAAAATACAATGCCTTGTAACAATAAAATGTATGGTGAATTCCCTAGGTTTGAAGTAGGTGAAAATAATATAAGTTGGGAAGGAGATATAAAAACAATAGATATAAAAAAGAATACTAGATTTTTATAA
- a CDS encoding type III toxin-antitoxin system ToxN/AbiQ family toxin has translation MGRLKFYEVDSEYLDFLQKSEIDERGFTKVPYHNYENNNKFVCGVVLSFENFNYYAPISSYSIQQKDNILIKDKKGKVKGSIRFNYMFPVPYTCLKCKDFSKEKSESYKHLLFTEYKFCVEKQEEIKNKAKRTYKKVVNKLSPSLLKNSCDFKLLEQKCIEYCIKNNIQHKEIEVDKEVAATKLKKTT, from the coding sequence ATGGGAAGGCTAAAGTTTTATGAAGTAGACAGTGAGTATTTAGATTTTTTGCAGAAGTCAGAAATAGATGAACGGGGTTTTACCAAAGTTCCATATCATAACTATGAGAACAATAATAAGTTTGTGTGTGGAGTAGTACTTAGTTTTGAAAATTTTAATTATTATGCTCCAATTTCTTCTTATTCAATACAACAAAAGGATAATATTTTAATAAAAGACAAAAAAGGTAAGGTAAAAGGTTCTATAAGGTTTAATTATATGTTTCCAGTCCCATATACGTGTTTAAAATGCAAAGATTTTTCAAAAGAAAAATCTGAATCATATAAACACTTGTTATTTACAGAATATAAATTTTGTGTAGAAAAGCAAGAAGAAATCAAAAACAAAGCAAAGAGGACTTATAAAAAGGTTGTTAATAAACTTAGTCCAAGCCTATTAAAAAATAGTTGTGATTTTAAATTATTAGAACAAAAATGTATAGAATATTGTATTAAGAACAACATACAACATAAAGAAATTGAAGTGGACAAAGAAGTTGCTGCTACAAAGTTAAAGAAAACTACATAA
- a CDS encoding 3'-5' exonuclease — protein MTFLDGLIIEIHGVKGMEFKNVFLININEEIIPHSNSMESKENIEEERRLFYVGVTRTMENLFIGTLRTIKGKGIKPSRFLKEMDIEGKEIGNFEVGSKINHKVLGQGEVLNVNENIINILFNDGIERKLDFSVSYYGGLIEKIE, from the coding sequence ATGACCTTCCTAGATGGCTTAATTATTGAAATACATGGTGTTAAGGGCATGGAATTTAAAAACGTATTTTTAATAAATATAAATGAAGAAATAATCCCACATAGTAATTCTATGGAATCAAAGGAAAATATAGAAGAAGAAAGAAGACTGTTTTATGTGGGAGTTACTCGTACTATGGAAAATTTATTTATAGGAACATTAAGAACTATTAAAGGAAAAGGAATTAAACCATCAAGATTTTTAAAGGAAATGGATATTGAAGGAAAGGAAATCGGCAATTTCGAAGTGGGTTCTAAAATTAATCACAAAGTTTTAGGACAAGGGGAAGTGCTTAACGTAAATGAAAACATTATAAATATTTTATTTAATGATGGTATAGAAAGAAAGTTGGATTTCTCTGTAAGTTATTATGGTGGACTTATAGAAAAAATTGAATAA
- a CDS encoding N-acetylmuramoyl-L-alanine amidase encodes MSIYGIDAGHCLSGADTGAQGNGLREELMTREIANEVSRRLQSLGHKVINCTRNSAGSVRESLNYRVNTANNSNVDMFVSIHINAGGGKGSEIYTYGGKQLVEANNILKNLEGLGFYNRGIKNGSNLAVIRGTRMKSMLIEVCFIDTLSDVNLYRSLGVSKIADAIVKGLVGESVSNTTQNRSINNTNLDGKVGYCTGNDVRIRDARNRDHILGHLYRGDKVKLFRKEGDWMHIYYPPHGGYVHAKYIKY; translated from the coding sequence ATGTCTATATATGGAATAGATGCTGGGCATTGTTTAAGTGGTGCAGATACAGGAGCACAAGGTAATGGATTAAGAGAAGAATTAATGACTAGAGAAATTGCAAATGAGGTTAGTAGGAGGTTACAATCACTAGGACATAAAGTTATTAATTGTACTCGAAATAGTGCAGGAAGTGTAAGGGAAAGTCTAAATTATAGGGTTAACACTGCGAATAACTCAAATGTTGATATGTTTGTATCTATACATATAAATGCTGGTGGTGGCAAGGGTAGTGAAATATATACATATGGTGGTAAACAATTAGTAGAAGCTAATAATATATTGAAGAATTTAGAAGGCTTAGGATTTTATAATCGTGGTATTAAGAATGGATCTAATCTAGCAGTTATAAGAGGTACTAGAATGAAATCAATGCTTATAGAAGTTTGTTTTATTGATACATTATCAGATGTGAATTTATATAGGAGCTTAGGTGTTAGTAAAATAGCAGATGCAATCGTTAAAGGTTTAGTAGGAGAAAGTGTTTCAAATACAACACAAAATAGAAGTATAAACAATACTAATTTAGATGGTAAAGTTGGATATTGTACAGGTAATGATGTAAGAATCAGAGATGCCAGAAATAGAGATCACATTTTAGGACATTTATATAGGGGTGACAAGGTTAAATTGTTTAGGAAAGAGGGAGATTGGATGCATATCTATTATCCGCCTCATGGTGGTTATGTTCATGCCAAGTATATTAAATATTAA
- a CDS encoding phage tail tape measure protein produces MADGKIIIDTKIDESGAAKGLKKLGSLAKGSVSIFTKSLAGVGAAMTGIATYAYKVGSSFEEGMSKVQAISGATQKDIDLLGKKAKEMGAKTKFSATESAAAMEYMAMAGWKTKDMLGGIEGIMNLAAASGEDLVSTSDIVTDALTAFGMQAKDSAKFADLLASAASNSNTNVGMLGESFKYVAPVAGSLKMSAKDTAFALGLMANSGIKASQSGTALRGALTNLVKPSDKMKAAMKDLGISITDSNGKVKQGKVLYDELRQKFAKLSDAQKTQYAATIFGKEAMSGMLAIINASDSDYKKLYENLSSCEGAAQKMADTMNDNVKGQLTLLKSAAEGLGIELYESVNNPMKDIIKSANSFVGQLSTAFSKGGFTGMVGAVGNIFAQIITSIAEKTPEFVKLGTEVLKSFLDGIKNNRNSIAMGAFNLMQSFVEGIMQFIPQLLETAFLLMEEFGKGLTDNIPNLITKITEGINQILNLLMEHLPQLIDLAADIIVKLAEGFSQGFPAMLTKILELIVKICDKLIENMPKIIKAGMELLKGLVQGLMDNLPYLIENIPRIINSFMDELMANLPQILKGGVQIILALIKGLIKAIPTLIANIPAIIKAIFNAITLFNWASAGKNVISNIGKGLSSMKGNIGGIAKGIGNGIMEAFKGIFSGGADIGKNLVKGLWNGINAMTNWVLGLVKGFAKGIIKSIKGIFGIHSPSRVMRDLIGRNIVKGIGVGVDVETPNLEDDINTNMNDLIGKMQTTVGLETSKATMCISNRANKENSISTITNNNDNGLKINIEKFENNTDKDPQTLMEELEFYRKQNRLARGGV; encoded by the coding sequence ATGGCAGATGGAAAAATTATAATTGACACTAAGATAGATGAAAGTGGTGCCGCTAAAGGACTGAAGAAGTTAGGTAGTTTAGCTAAGGGGAGTGTAAGCATATTCACCAAGTCTTTAGCTGGTGTAGGTGCTGCAATGACAGGAATTGCTACATATGCCTATAAAGTTGGAAGTAGTTTCGAAGAGGGCATGTCTAAGGTGCAAGCAATAAGTGGTGCAACACAAAAAGATATAGATTTGTTGGGTAAGAAAGCTAAGGAAATGGGTGCTAAGACTAAGTTTAGTGCCACTGAGTCGGCTGCAGCTATGGAATATATGGCTATGGCTGGTTGGAAAACTAAAGATATGCTTGGTGGTATAGAAGGTATAATGAACCTTGCTGCTGCAAGTGGTGAAGATTTAGTTTCTACATCTGATATAGTAACTGATGCATTGACGGCATTTGGAATGCAAGCAAAAGATAGTGCTAAATTTGCTGATTTACTAGCTAGTGCCGCAAGTAATTCCAATACTAATGTAGGCATGTTAGGAGAGTCTTTTAAATATGTTGCCCCAGTTGCAGGTTCTTTAAAGATGAGTGCTAAAGATACAGCTTTTGCATTAGGATTAATGGCAAACAGCGGTATTAAAGCAAGTCAGTCTGGTACTGCATTAAGAGGTGCATTAACCAACTTGGTTAAACCTTCGGATAAAATGAAAGCAGCAATGAAAGATCTAGGAATAAGTATAACAGATAGTAATGGTAAAGTTAAGCAGGGTAAAGTATTATATGATGAACTAAGACAAAAATTTGCTAAGCTTTCTGACGCACAAAAGACACAATACGCAGCTACTATATTCGGTAAAGAAGCGATGAGTGGTATGTTAGCAATAATTAACGCAAGTGATTCTGATTATAAAAAGCTATATGAAAATCTTTCTAGCTGTGAAGGTGCTGCACAAAAAATGGCTGATACCATGAATGACAATGTTAAGGGTCAATTAACATTACTTAAGTCAGCCGCTGAAGGGCTTGGAATTGAGTTGTATGAATCCGTTAACAATCCTATGAAAGATATAATTAAATCAGCAAATAGTTTTGTGGGACAACTATCTACTGCTTTTTCCAAGGGTGGCTTTACTGGAATGGTTGGGGCAGTAGGAAATATATTTGCACAAATAATAACTAGTATAGCAGAAAAGACACCAGAATTTGTTAAATTAGGTACAGAAGTATTAAAAAGTTTTCTAGATGGTATAAAAAATAATAGAAACTCTATAGCAATGGGTGCATTTAATCTTATGCAAAGTTTTGTTGAAGGAATAATGCAATTCATACCACAGCTATTAGAAACTGCATTTCTTCTTATGGAAGAGTTCGGAAAAGGGTTAACTGACAATATACCAAATCTTATAACGAAAATTACAGAAGGAATAAATCAAATATTAAATTTATTAATGGAACATTTACCACAACTTATTGATTTAGCAGCAGATATTATAGTCAAACTAGCAGAGGGATTTAGTCAAGGTTTTCCAGCAATGCTAACTAAGATATTAGAACTGATCGTAAAGATTTGTGACAAGCTAATAGAGAATATGCCTAAGATTATAAAAGCTGGTATGGAACTATTGAAAGGATTAGTACAAGGGTTAATGGATAATTTACCCTATTTGATAGAAAATATACCAAGAATAATTAATAGCTTTATGGATGAACTGATGGCTAATTTACCACAGATACTTAAGGGCGGAGTACAAATTATACTAGCACTTATTAAAGGTTTAATAAAAGCAATTCCAACTTTAATCGCCAATATACCAGCTATTATAAAAGCTATATTTAACGCTATTACATTGTTTAACTGGGCGAGTGCAGGTAAGAATGTAATATCTAATATAGGAAAAGGATTATCTTCCATGAAAGGGAATATAGGTGGAATAGCTAAAGGTATAGGAAATGGAATTATGGAAGCTTTCAAGGGTATATTTAGTGGTGGTGCAGATATAGGTAAAAACTTGGTAAAAGGATTGTGGAATGGTATAAACGCAATGACAAATTGGGTTTTGGGACTTGTAAAAGGATTTGCTAAGGGTATTATTAAATCTATCAAAGGTATTTTTGGAATACATTCTCCAAGTAGGGTAATGAGAGATTTGATAGGTAGAAACATAGTAAAAGGTATTGGAGTAGGTGTAGACGTAGAAACTCCTAACCTAGAAGATGATATAAATACCAATATGAATGATTTGATTGGTAAAATGCAAACAACAGTGGGACTGGAAACATCTAAAGCAACTATGTGTATAAGTAATAGAGCGAACAAAGAAAATAGCATATCTACAATAACAAATAACAATGATAATGGCTTAAAAATAAATATTGAAAAGTTTGAAAATAATACAGATAAAGATCCACAAACACTTATGGAAGAATTAGAGTTTTACAGAAAACAAAATAGATTAGCAAGGGGAGGGGTATAA